Below is a window of Mobula hypostoma chromosome X2, sMobHyp1.1, whole genome shotgun sequence DNA.
ttttttaaatgtattacactgtactgtcactgcaaaacaacagatttcatgacatatatcagtgataataaagctgattatgtgcaaactccatgcagacagcacaTGAGCTCAGATAGGAACCCATTCCCCTGGGGATGTGAAGCAACAGCACTAACTGCTGTAACAGTGGCATCCAGTTTGAAAAGAGATACATTTCCATGTGAGGATGGGATGGTTTGTGGGGGAACATGAATGGTCATGTTTTAGTGCATCAACTGTCTTCTACAGAACTTACAAACTTGGGAAACATCTTCACAGCAGGTTCCTATTTGATGTATACACTACATCAGTGAAGGGAGTCAAATATTTAGAGTTGTGGATCCTGCATTAGCAATGGTGCCAATCAAACAAGTTACAGTAGCTTGGAGTTTGTAGGTTGAGTGTTGTTGAAGCTGCACTTCTCAGCATTCTACACCCAACATTCTCTCGTAAACTGATTCCATGACCTATGACTCACTTCCATGGAATCTTTAAAACTCAGGTTTCcgtttttctgcacattggtttgtttgtcagtctttaagtACATTTTTTTGCAGATTATATTGTATTTCAATATTCTTGTAAACACTtgcaaaaaaattaatctcaacaTAGcatacagtcacagagtcatggaACACAACAAAGAAATAGGCCCTTTACCCCATCCAGTCTATACCACACTATTATTCCTCCTAGACCCATTGGCCAGCACCTCGTTCATAATCTTACCTACCATTCCAATTCATGTACTTATCTCAACTTCTCTTTAGTGTTGAAACTAAACCCACATCCAATATTTTTGCTGGCAGCTCCTTCCgtactctcacctccctctggagcaaagaagtttgccctcatgtcctccttaaacatttcacatatacatactttgataataaatttactttgaactctaatCTCACTATCAGCTTAGTTAAGATTCTGCTCTCTCTTGACTCACACTGTTAATGTCAGCTGATACAATATTCAATGCATTTATTAATGACAACAGGGAGGTGGCCATTTTGCTTCACTTTGCTTGTGATCAGAAGACCCTATTGGATAtttgtaatgtagaatactgcaagtccagttcactggttcattggtgaaaCTAATGGCAGGGTAGCCGCATGGCCTCGATTGTGTGGGGATCAGGCCCTCATGCCACAGGCTCGTCTGTTGCAGCTGCCCAGGGAAGGAGACACTGAAGGCAGTGTGCTGGGTTGGAGGTTGGCCGCTCtaatcagtgctgccctccaatgTTTgctcagggggtggggggagagagacaagctggattgcgctTGTCTGCAGCTGCACTAGCAactgatgaggaactgctgctcacttgttcttgcagaaacatgccTTCAGGACAACATCAATCTTCACATCATGATaatcagggacttgggctatatttttttgtgactgtatggttTACTGCTATTACATGTTTTGTGCTGTATGTGACTGCTGgttctgttttgcaccttgacctcaGAGGAACTGTTTCAGTTAGTTGTATTCATGTGTCTGGTTGAATAATAACTAAACTTGAACTATGCAAGCAGGCCTTGTCTCCTATGTTTACTGGTTGTACTAATTTCTAACAATTACAATAAGAGAATTGAGTGGTTAGGCTTAAAGTCAATCTACACATTATATTTAAAAagatgagatttttaaaaattggataATTGGACAATGTTTCCTTCTGTTGCATTAACATGAGCAACCAGGAAAAGTATTACAATTTAATGAGGTTTCTGCAAAACACCAATAATAAGAATTTCAAATCATTATGGTATAGTCAAGTATGATTTAATTGTGTGAGACTGTTAAATTGAGTAGAATTGGAGATTAAAGCAGATATTTCCTTCATATCAAGGCAAATGCAGCTTACCTAGGACCACATGTCACCATTTCCCACATGCTTCACTGTTTTCTTGCTAAATGAGAGTCACTTAAAGAACATTTAAATGAAGAAAACCATTGTAATACTCCCCTAAAATTTTCAAACACAAGGTCAACAGGACTGTACACCTCAGATTCTACTGCATTTGAAAAGCTGGTAATGGAGATCATTCTGCATTGGATTTGAACCCAGATTTCACCATTAAAAGCAATGTAATAAAACACATTTACAATACCAAGATAGGTTGGGAAGTTCAGTTAAAAAATTCTAAGATTAATTACACTTCAACCTTAAAGTAGCAGAGCATTTTACTACATAATCCCTCACAAGAACAGAACAATCAGACAAGATAAACTAAACATTAAACAAGACTAAGCAAGATGGTTTAAGCCCCAATAGTTAACAGTATTTCATTTCAGATGCAGTGTTATTTAATCACTGAAAATACACTGTACATTTCTATTTCTAAGACATTCAAAAATACATGGCACAGAATTTTTGCCTAAATGCTTGTAATCAGATTCATAATAATCCAGATCTTTCAACCATTCTATTTTCATTATGTAGTTCATAAAAGCAGACATCCAAGTATCACCTGTACCCTACTTGTGATGTGCAGTGATACTACAGCAACTGTTTCAATAGTACACCAAGGCCATGACACCCAAgatttccaaatattcataatTAAGGTACATTTAATATGTAGCCAGTGGCTTACTTTCCAAAGAACTATATCCAATCTGTAAAGAGGAATAGACGTGGGGTTTACACCACAATCTCACACAAAGCTACAAATTTATTCTGCTTGTTTCAAATTGGTCTCACTTGCAATAATGCAGGAAATAGGAGCAGATCATTAGGTATATCATGTGTCAGAATTGCTCTGGGTGAAGATAAGGAGCTCCACTGGGATTAAACACGAGCAACAAAGGAGAAAGGAAGCTGCTTATTCTCCTTTCTGGATTTTCCGCTCAGATGAATGAGCATTAGTGTAAAGCTTCTCCTTTTCCTTCAGGTTCCTCAGGTAGTCCTGTGGCCCTTTGCCTTCCAAGGCCGAGGGGTACTTATAGGAACCTCCAATTCGGTCCCACAATGTGAAATACTGGCCATAGTTATAGTCAAAGTACAGATGGTGATCTGTGTGATGAGCTGAGCCATTAATGACACCCTCAAGAACTCTGGGGACTCTGTAGTCCCCGTCGTGAATGGACACTGTCCAAATGTTGACAAAGATGTAGAGACCCAAGTAAACCACCTTGTGTAGCGGGAAGAGGAATGGGTAGATGTGATATGGGATGCTCTGCAGGAAGCCGTCCACTGGATGAAAAGCATGACTTGCAAAAGGAGTCGGGATCTTCCAAGTATGATGAGGCTTATGCAAGTGCTGTAGACAACACCAGAAGTTACAATTCATACTAATATTAAGGTACATGATCAAGACCACACGATGTATCATTAATCAACTAACATATAAAGCAGGGTCAGTTGAAAGGAAAAGACAATAGtgttatatttaaaaattaatgtaCAAGGGAAATAATGTCAACAACATCAATGCATTTCAAAACTTTAAGCATGCAAATAAGAATGTAGAGTCCATGAGTCAGCAGCACTAAGAGGGATAGAACTAATGAATAGCTCCTGCAAAGAGCTGAAACAATTAAAACAGGACAAATGTGCTGGAATATGCAATGAGATAGCAACTAGCCACATCTGAATATCTTTCTCCCACTTGTGCATTTCTGGAATGTGTATAATTGTTGAAATTAACTTGTCATTCTCAGATCTCTGCAAGCAAGCAAACCCTGTAATCTAAACCCAAGCTTCTTACTTTGTAGAGGAGCCTGTGATGGAGAAACCGATGGATCCAGTAGATACACATGTCcgtgaagaagaggaagaagatcaTACTGAGCACTACTCCAAACCAACCTGAAAAGAAAGGAAAGTCGGAAGCTCAGTATACAGATCCCTCAACTATTGAAGATTGTTTCATAACTTCACTCAGTATCATACCTACATTTCATAAtttggtgcaacacacacaaaatgttggaggaactcaggcagcatccatggaaatgaaaaaaGTCAGATGTTttgggcattttgtgtgttctagattttcagcatctgcagaatctcgtgttcatAATTTGGTGGTGGATGTGTGTAATggaccacacacactcacacactctacACGTATAAATAATACTACATATAACTAAGTTATATTCCAATGCCTCACTGccattttaataattttcttGGTCAGTTATGGTTACTGTGAATAGCAACACAAACATGCATTTGTAGTAACACAGTTAACATCTAAAACATTTAACGATGCTTCAGAAACAAAATTTGGCAGTGAAGCAAGTAGTAATAAGTTCTAACATTCAGGCAACAAATAAAGTTCTTTCAAAATCTCAAAAAAATGTGTGATTTAAAGTAAATCTAGATCTTAAGGCCAGCAGAATAAAATCTAATTTGAAGTCAGACAAAACAACAGCACATCAGGAGTAGATCGTCAGGTCTTTCAATATGATGATAGCTTACCTTCACATGGTCTCCATTCCTTTGCAGTTCAGCTTTACCCTCAATTACTTAAGTTTTCAATAATTTCTTATTTGCTCGTTATGTGCTGaatcgtatgacgtgggtgatcatggtcttttcatgaccatgattgttcctggcaaattttactacagaaatggtttgccattgcctttttctgggcagtgtctttatcagaagggtgaccccagccattatcaatactcttcagaggttgtctgcctggcgtcaatggtgacctaaccagggcttgtgatctgcaccggctgctcatacggccatccgccacctgctcccatagcttcatgtgacccCGATCCTGAGGGGGAAGGGCACAAAGCAGGTGCTCCACCTTACCGAGGGGCGATCTGTAGGCTAGccgagggaaggagtgccttacacctcccttgATAGAGATGCATCTCTATCTTGCCACTCCAATTACTTATCTACATCCTCTGAAATTctctcc
It encodes the following:
- the sc5d gene encoding lathosterol oxidase → MDIVLHYADYYFFTPYVYPSSWPEDGTLRQLISLLVVTNLGAAAIYFCFGTLSYYLIFDHTLKKHPQYLSNQVQREIKYAMQSLPWISIPTVGLFFAEIRGYSKLYDNIADSPYGWFGVVLSMIFFLFFTDMCIYWIHRFLHHRLLYKHLHKPHHTWKIPTPFASHAFHPVDGFLQSIPYHIYPFLFPLHKVVYLGLYIFVNIWTVSIHDGDYRVPRVLEGVINGSAHHTDHHLYFDYNYGQYFTLWDRIGGSYKYPSALEGKGPQDYLRNLKEKEKLYTNAHSSERKIQKGE